A single Rubrivivax gelatinosus IL144 DNA region contains:
- the xdp1 gene encoding exosortase-dependent surface protein XDP1 has translation MKRVTASALMVTGLGFAGAASAQSTWSLLDSCTPNSGTTQLATCTSGGKSVTVTAYAAGSGENFAKASMTEWGTNGIGVAYTNETTQSPQHAIDNNGKTELVMLNFTTATMLSALSIGWYQTDADISVLRWVGTGAPTMANYNTSNLVSSSTTQGWQLVSSADVDPSYSWSFNGGGYSSWWLISSYFGGVSGSGDDNAYGGSKLAAGNDYFKLLSFTGTTQSGGGGGGSVPEPGTLALAGLALAGIVGAKRRRAQTV, from the coding sequence ATGAAACGCGTGACGGCCTCGGCCTTGATGGTGACCGGCCTCGGTTTCGCCGGTGCGGCCTCGGCGCAGAGCACGTGGAGCCTGCTCGACTCCTGCACTCCGAACAGCGGCACCACGCAGCTCGCCACCTGCACCTCCGGCGGCAAGTCGGTCACCGTCACCGCCTACGCGGCCGGCAGCGGCGAGAACTTCGCCAAGGCCTCGATGACCGAGTGGGGCACCAACGGCATCGGTGTCGCCTATACCAACGAGACCACCCAGAGCCCGCAGCACGCCATCGACAACAATGGCAAGACCGAGCTCGTGATGCTGAACTTCACGACGGCGACGATGCTCAGCGCGCTGTCGATCGGCTGGTATCAGACCGACGCCGACATCTCGGTGCTGCGCTGGGTCGGCACCGGCGCGCCGACGATGGCGAACTACAACACCAGCAATCTGGTGTCCTCGTCGACCACCCAGGGCTGGCAGCTGGTTTCCAGCGCCGACGTCGACCCGAGCTACTCGTGGAGCTTCAACGGCGGCGGCTATTCGAGCTGGTGGCTGATCAGCAGCTACTTCGGCGGTGTCTCCGGCAGCGGCGACGACAACGCGTACGGCGGCAGCAAGCTTGCCGCCGGCAACGACTACTTCAAGCTGCTGTCCTTCACCGGCACCACCCAGTCCGGCGGCGGTGGTGGCGGCAGCGTCCCCGAACCCGGCACGCTGGCGCTCGCCGGCCTGGCGCTCGCCGGCATCGTCGGCGCCAAGCGCCGCCGTGCCCAGACCGTCTGA